A genomic region of Limnohabitans curvus contains the following coding sequences:
- a CDS encoding Rne/Rng family ribonuclease: MKRMLINATQSEERRLAIVDGQKLLDYEIEIEGREQRKGNIYKAVVTRVEPSLEACFVDYGEDRHGFLPFKEISKQYFAEGVSVSQARIQDVIKEGQELLVQVEKEERGNKGAALTTFISLAGRYVVLMPNNPRGGGVSRRIEGDDRAELKEAMDQLEYPKGMSIIARTAGIGRSAPELQWDLNYLLKLWTAIDGAKGAKGAFLIYQESSLVIRAIRDYFNHDIGDILIDTDDIYEQAHQFMAHVMPEHAARVKRYSDETPLFSRFQIEHQIESAYARTVNLPSGGAIVIDHTEALVSVDVNSARAIKGGDIEETATRTNLEAADEVARQMRLRDLGGLIVIDFIDMDESRNRRDVENRLREALRHDRARVQFGTISKFGLMEMSRQRLRPALSEGASIPCPRCGGSGHVRDTESSALQILRIIQEESMKDNTAAVYAQVPVEVASFLLNEKRTEIAKIEIQQRLNVLLVPNKTLETPNYKLERLKHDDPRLDRVEASYKMAEEFEDPTAVTRRSQEPTNKQTPVIKGVLPDAPAPAHEPKPAAPAKTAATPAHARGAKPAAKAPEAKSGGLWGWFTGLFSSDSEEKAKPAVGDKKPGERGERRDGRSANGRGGRGGRGGRGGDRAERGTEGRTERNAEGRTERNAEGVEARGERPARGERAERGERNVEQRGEGGRSEGGREGRGPRQDRNRGGRGEGRNGEGRNVEGQPALDNNATPEAQAEARAKARNERMAREERGESTEGGNEPREPRGDRAERGEGQGRRERSPRGERNEGRRERAPRLDENGNPEVLPLDNAAATEGQAPQTDENGGERRERRSRDRYGRDRRERGDRAPREEGSAEHAEQGPAAEHDNTSQEQAPQEAREPRQPREPRGERAERQERPERSERSERAPRQAPREASQPEAPVAQAAARQGMPSIQAFTLPVSEMQAVAQSSGLEWVNSNPESIAAVQAAIAAEPKPVHVPRERPPVVILDEGPLVLVETRKDL; this comes from the coding sequence ATGAAACGGATGCTAATTAACGCAACCCAGTCGGAAGAACGCCGCCTGGCCATCGTCGACGGCCAAAAACTGCTCGACTATGAAATCGAAATCGAAGGCCGCGAACAGCGCAAAGGCAACATCTACAAAGCCGTAGTCACCCGCGTCGAGCCCTCGCTCGAAGCTTGCTTTGTGGACTACGGCGAAGACCGCCACGGCTTCTTGCCGTTCAAAGAAATCTCCAAACAGTACTTCGCCGAAGGCGTGTCGGTGAGCCAAGCGCGCATCCAAGACGTCATCAAAGAAGGCCAAGAGCTGTTGGTCCAAGTGGAAAAAGAAGAACGTGGCAACAAGGGCGCAGCCCTGACCACTTTCATCAGCTTGGCCGGTCGCTATGTGGTGCTCATGCCCAACAACCCACGCGGTGGTGGCGTCAGCCGCCGCATCGAGGGTGACGACCGCGCAGAACTCAAAGAAGCGATGGACCAATTGGAATACCCCAAGGGCATGTCCATCATCGCGCGCACCGCTGGCATTGGCCGCAGCGCCCCTGAGTTGCAATGGGATTTGAACTACCTGCTCAAGTTGTGGACGGCCATCGACGGCGCCAAGGGTGCCAAAGGCGCGTTCTTGATTTATCAAGAATCCAGCTTGGTCATCCGCGCCATCCGTGACTACTTCAACCATGACATCGGCGACATCTTGATCGACACCGATGACATCTATGAGCAAGCGCATCAGTTCATGGCCCATGTCATGCCTGAGCACGCCGCTCGCGTGAAGCGCTACAGCGACGAAACCCCGCTGTTCAGCCGTTTCCAAATCGAACACCAAATTGAGTCGGCCTACGCCCGTACCGTCAACCTGCCATCCGGCGGTGCGATTGTGATTGACCACACCGAAGCCTTGGTGTCGGTGGACGTCAACTCGGCCCGCGCCATCAAAGGCGGCGACATCGAAGAAACCGCGACACGCACCAACCTCGAAGCCGCCGACGAAGTGGCCCGCCAAATGCGTTTGCGCGATTTGGGTGGCTTGATCGTCATCGACTTCATTGACATGGACGAAAGCCGCAACCGCCGTGACGTGGAAAACCGCTTGCGCGAAGCCTTGCGCCACGACCGCGCCCGCGTGCAATTTGGCACCATCAGCAAATTCGGTTTGATGGAAATGAGCCGCCAACGCCTGCGTCCTGCGCTGAGCGAAGGCGCTTCGATTCCTTGCCCACGTTGCGGTGGTTCTGGCCACGTGCGTGACACCGAGAGCTCGGCGCTGCAAATCTTGCGCATCATCCAAGAAGAGTCCATGAAGGACAACACAGCCGCCGTGTACGCCCAAGTGCCGGTGGAAGTGGCCTCGTTCTTGTTGAACGAAAAGCGCACTGAAATTGCCAAGATCGAAATCCAACAACGCTTGAACGTGTTGCTCGTGCCAAACAAGACACTGGAAACACCCAACTACAAGTTGGAGCGTCTGAAGCACGACGACCCACGCCTCGACCGCGTGGAAGCCAGCTACAAAATGGCCGAGGAGTTTGAAGACCCCACCGCCGTGACACGCCGCTCACAAGAGCCCACCAACAAGCAAACGCCTGTCATCAAAGGCGTATTGCCTGATGCACCGGCACCCGCGCATGAGCCTAAGCCTGCTGCACCTGCCAAAACAGCAGCGACACCTGCACATGCACGCGGCGCTAAGCCTGCGGCCAAAGCACCTGAAGCTAAATCGGGCGGCTTGTGGGGTTGGTTCACTGGCTTGTTCAGCAGTGACTCGGAAGAAAAAGCCAAGCCAGCTGTGGGCGACAAAAAGCCAGGCGAACGCGGCGAGCGCCGTGATGGCCGCAGCGCCAATGGCCGAGGCGGCCGTGGTGGTCGCGGTGGCCGTGGTGGTGACCGCGCCGAACGTGGCACTGAAGGCCGTACCGAGCGCAACGCCGAAGGCCGCACTGAGCGCAACGCTGAAGGCGTTGAGGCCCGTGGCGAACGCCCAGCGCGTGGTGAGCGTGCAGAGCGCGGCGAACGCAATGTGGAACAACGCGGTGAAGGTGGTCGCAGCGAGGGTGGCCGCGAAGGCCGTGGCCCACGCCAAGACCGCAACCGCGGTGGCCGTGGTGAAGGTCGCAACGGTGAAGGCCGTAACGTCGAAGGTCAACCAGCTCTCGACAACAACGCCACACCCGAAGCTCAAGCCGAAGCACGCGCCAAAGCACGCAACGAGCGCATGGCCCGCGAAGAGCGTGGCGAAAGCACCGAAGGCGGCAACGAGCCACGCGAACCTCGCGGTGACCGTGCTGAACGTGGTGAGGGCCAAGGCCGTCGCGAACGTAGCCCACGCGGCGAACGCAACGAAGGCCGCCGTGAACGCGCCCCACGTTTGGACGAAAACGGCAATCCAGAAGTTTTGCCACTCGACAACGCAGCAGCCACCGAAGGCCAAGCACCGCAAACCGATGAGAACGGTGGCGAGCGTCGTGAGCGCCGCTCACGCGACCGCTACGGCCGTGACCGCCGCGAGCGTGGCGACCGCGCACCGCGTGAAGAAGGTTCTGCAGAACACGCTGAACAAGGCCCAGCGGCTGAGCACGACAACACGTCTCAAGAGCAAGCGCCTCAAGAAGCCCGCGAGCCTCGCCAACCCCGTGAACCACGCGGTGAACGTGCTGAGCGCCAAGAGCGTCCAGAGCGCAGCGAACGTTCGGAACGTGCCCCACGTCAAGCGCCTCGTGAAGCCTCACAGCCAGAAGCACCCGTGGCACAAGCCGCTGCACGCCAAGGCATGCCAAGCATCCAAGCGTTCACATTGCCTGTGTCTGAGATGCAAGCAGTGGCCCAAAGCAGCGGTTTGGAATGGGTCAACTCCAATCCAGAAAGCATCGCTGCGGTGCAAGCGGCCATTGCCGCCGAACCCAAGCCCGTGCATGTACCACGCGAGCGTCCACCTGTGGTGATCTTGGATGAAGGTCCATTGGTGTTGGTTGAGACTCGCAAGGATCTGTAA
- a CDS encoding uroporphyrinogen-III C-methyltransferase codes for MKPEHDDTSNLPPLGPTTEPLANASEFTSPRTDANTWLIRSIGALAVVGAVGSGLMWAKLSGIQEQLARQSADTGSQAVEARVTSKQAEELARETAARLSVTDAKLSEVALQRSQLEDLMQSLSRSRDENLVVDIESAIRLAQQQAQLTGSVQPLLAALNSAEQRLTKVAQPRLAPVLRAVTRDIERIKATAVADTPALLFKLDELVRVVDTLPLLNAVGNAPKEKPVQAVPTTSWAKAISMSWWEKVLSDVWDDAQSLIRVSRIGKPEASMLSPDQSFFVRENLKLRLLNARLGLLARHFDAVQSDMKQANDDLVRYFDMQTRQGQTTLALAREVLAQAKQIEIPRVDDTIAALTTAAAGR; via the coding sequence ATGAAGCCAGAGCACGACGACACCTCCAATCTCCCACCCTTGGGCCCGACGACTGAACCGCTTGCCAACGCCAGCGAGTTCACCAGTCCCCGCACGGACGCCAACACGTGGCTCATCCGCAGCATCGGCGCATTGGCCGTGGTGGGCGCTGTGGGTTCGGGCCTGATGTGGGCCAAGCTCTCGGGCATTCAAGAACAACTGGCGCGCCAAAGCGCTGACACCGGCAGCCAAGCGGTGGAAGCGCGTGTGACGTCCAAACAAGCCGAAGAGCTGGCGCGCGAAACCGCCGCCCGCTTGTCGGTGACCGACGCCAAGCTCAGCGAAGTGGCCTTGCAACGCAGCCAGCTCGAAGACCTGATGCAAAGCCTCTCGCGCTCGCGTGACGAAAACTTGGTGGTCGACATCGAATCCGCCATTCGCTTGGCGCAGCAACAAGCCCAGCTCACTGGCAGCGTGCAGCCTTTGTTGGCCGCGCTCAACTCGGCTGAGCAACGTTTGACCAAAGTCGCACAACCCCGCCTCGCCCCCGTGTTGCGTGCGGTCACCCGCGACATTGAACGCATCAAAGCCACGGCTGTGGCTGACACCCCGGCCTTGCTGTTCAAGCTCGACGAGCTGGTGCGCGTGGTCGACACCTTGCCTTTGCTCAACGCGGTGGGCAATGCGCCCAAAGAAAAACCTGTGCAAGCCGTGCCCACCACGAGCTGGGCCAAGGCCATCAGCATGAGCTGGTGGGAGAAGGTACTGTCTGACGTTTGGGACGACGCTCAAAGCCTGATTCGCGTCAGTCGCATTGGCAAACCCGAAGCCAGCATGCTGTCGCCCGACCAAAGTTTCTTTGTGCGCGAAAACCTCAAACTGCGCTTGCTCAACGCACGCTTGGGTTTGTTGGCCCGTCACTTTGACGCCGTGCAATCTGACATGAAGCAAGCCAACGACGACTTGGTGCGTTACTTTGACATGCAAACCCGCCAAGGCCAAACCACCTTGGCGCTGGCGCGTGAAGTGCTGGCGCAGGCTAAGCAAATTGAAATCCCGCGTGTGGACGACACCATCGCGGCCCTCACCACAGCGGCAGCGGGGCGCTGA
- a CDS encoding S49 family peptidase, protein MSEHHANPENPSHKTVWERDTLERLAFATLAEQRASRRWRIFFRMAWFALVVVLLWTGMHKGGVGGTSPSQPHTAVVAIKGDIADGADASAEWVVTALRAAFEDEGSQAVVLQINSPGGSPVQAGIINDEIRRLKEKHKKPVYAVVEESCASAAYYIAVAADEIYVDKASIVGSIGVLMDGFGFTGLMDKLGVERRLMTAGVNKGFLDPFSPQTKPQRAHAQTLLDQIHQQFIQVVRDGRGKRLKETPELFSGLFWSGEQAVDLGLADGLGNLDYVAREIVKAEDIIDYTRHDNVAERLAKRFGAAIGEGAVRAMQTMPQVR, encoded by the coding sequence ATGTCTGAACATCACGCAAACCCCGAAAACCCCAGCCACAAAACAGTGTGGGAGCGCGACACCTTGGAGCGCTTGGCGTTCGCCACCCTGGCCGAGCAACGTGCCAGCCGCCGCTGGCGCATCTTTTTCCGCATGGCTTGGTTTGCTTTGGTGGTCGTGTTGCTCTGGACGGGCATGCACAAAGGCGGCGTCGGTGGCACCAGCCCCAGCCAGCCGCACACCGCTGTGGTGGCCATCAAAGGTGATATTGCCGATGGTGCCGATGCCAGCGCCGAGTGGGTGGTTACCGCTTTGCGCGCTGCGTTTGAAGACGAAGGCTCGCAAGCGGTGGTGTTGCAAATCAACTCGCCTGGTGGCAGCCCCGTGCAAGCGGGCATCATCAACGACGAAATTCGTCGCTTGAAAGAAAAGCACAAAAAGCCGGTGTATGCCGTGGTGGAAGAGTCATGTGCTTCGGCGGCTTATTACATCGCGGTGGCCGCTGATGAAATTTACGTGGACAAAGCCAGCATCGTGGGCAGCATTGGTGTGCTCATGGATGGTTTTGGTTTCACCGGCTTGATGGACAAGCTCGGCGTGGAGCGCCGCTTGATGACGGCGGGCGTGAACAAAGGTTTCCTTGACCCCTTCAGCCCACAAACCAAACCCCAACGCGCACACGCACAAACCTTGCTCGACCAAATTCACCAACAGTTCATCCAAGTGGTGCGCGATGGCCGTGGCAAGCGCTTGAAAGAAACGCCTGAATTGTTCAGCGGCTTGTTTTGGAGCGGCGAACAAGCGGTGGACTTGGGCTTGGCCGACGGCTTGGGCAACCTCGACTACGTGGCTCGTGAAATCGTGAAAGCCGAAGACATCATTGACTACACCCGTCATGACAACGTGGCTGAGCGCTTGGCGAAACGCTTTGGCGCTGCCATTGGCGAAGGTGCGGTGCGGGCCATGCAGACCATGCCCCAAGTGCGTTGA
- a CDS encoding Rieske (2Fe-2S) protein, whose amino-acid sequence MPDSLPHVIPLCNSADLAEGGRAVPFDVVFAGQTCRAFAIRFEGQPHAYLNRCTHVAMEMDYQPDQFFDASGRWLLCATHGAEYAPDTGECAGGPCRGGLVKIALSELDGVVHWHTAYNLKPFEFLD is encoded by the coding sequence ATGCCTGATTCTTTGCCACACGTGATTCCCCTGTGCAACAGCGCAGACTTGGCCGAAGGCGGCCGCGCTGTGCCGTTTGATGTGGTGTTTGCCGGTCAAACCTGCCGCGCCTTTGCGATTCGTTTTGAAGGCCAGCCGCATGCTTATCTGAACCGATGCACGCATGTGGCGATGGAAATGGATTACCAGCCGGACCAGTTTTTTGATGCCTCAGGTCGCTGGCTGTTGTGCGCCACGCACGGCGCTGAATACGCGCCCGACACCGGTGAATGCGCAGGCGGGCCTTGCCGAGGTGGCTTGGTCAAGATTGCGCTCAGCGAACTGGATGGCGTGGTCCACTGGCATACTGCGTACAACTTAAAGCCTTTCGAATTTCTAGATTAA
- a CDS encoding heme biosynthesis protein HemY, whose amino-acid sequence MKAALWFVALFGVAVASALLAGGNQSTVTVFWSPYRVDLSLNLVLLVLVALFVMLHLAWRAMSALFELPHQARRWRLQQKERAMHAALLDALSQLWSGRYVRAVKSAEQALALEALLASVRTADDPAPRHTQQLRALSHLIAAESAHALRDRDARVLHLQAVLALGREQADEAVDEAIESAYLGAARWALSDRDAPEALRWLDGLRHGPARRTLALRMRLKATRLDQQHTLALDTARLLAKHGAFSETAAQSLLRELAVASLNEAHDSAQLQRAWDALEPTEREQPEVVLHAAQRMLKLSGEATAVMPWLTPLWNRMVQKPDSCTPAVRERVAQTLARALVLLPADSDWLASIDRARQTYPRWVELQYLAGLVCWHHALWGKAQQMLEQAAPQLKNPDMQRQAWRTLAQLAEQKEETARAQLCWKRAAEVAT is encoded by the coding sequence ATGAAAGCCGCATTGTGGTTTGTTGCCTTGTTCGGTGTGGCCGTGGCCTCGGCCTTGTTGGCCGGTGGTAACCAAAGCACGGTCACCGTGTTTTGGTCGCCTTACCGTGTCGACCTGTCGCTCAATTTGGTGTTGCTGGTGTTGGTGGCGCTGTTTGTGATGCTGCACTTGGCATGGCGCGCCATGTCGGCCCTGTTTGAATTGCCCCACCAAGCCCGCCGCTGGCGCTTGCAGCAAAAAGAGCGTGCCATGCACGCGGCGTTGTTGGATGCGCTTTCTCAGTTGTGGAGTGGCCGCTATGTGCGTGCCGTCAAGTCGGCTGAACAAGCGCTGGCCTTGGAAGCCTTGTTGGCTTCGGTCCGCACGGCAGACGACCCCGCGCCACGGCACACACAACAACTCCGCGCTTTGTCGCACCTGATTGCCGCCGAAAGCGCCCATGCCTTGCGCGACCGTGATGCCCGCGTGTTGCATTTGCAAGCTGTCCTGGCTTTGGGGCGAGAACAAGCAGATGAGGCCGTGGATGAAGCCATCGAGTCTGCCTATTTGGGCGCAGCCCGTTGGGCTTTGAGCGATCGCGATGCCCCTGAAGCGCTGCGTTGGTTAGATGGTTTGCGCCACGGCCCCGCGCGTCGCACCTTGGCCTTGCGTATGCGCCTGAAAGCGACGCGCCTCGACCAACAACACACCTTGGCCCTCGACACCGCACGTCTGCTGGCCAAACACGGCGCGTTTTCTGAGACGGCCGCGCAAAGTTTGCTGCGTGAGTTGGCCGTGGCCAGCTTGAACGAAGCGCACGACAGCGCCCAATTGCAGCGCGCGTGGGATGCGTTGGAGCCCACAGAGCGCGAACAGCCCGAGGTGGTGTTGCATGCCGCGCAGCGCATGCTCAAACTCAGTGGCGAAGCCACCGCCGTGATGCCTTGGCTCACGCCTTTGTGGAATCGCATGGTGCAAAAGCCAGACAGTTGCACGCCTGCTGTTCGCGAGCGTGTGGCCCAAACTTTGGCGCGTGCCTTGGTGTTGTTGCCTGCCGATTCAGATTGGCTGGCCAGCATTGACCGCGCGCGTCAAACCTACCCACGCTGGGTGGAGTTGCAATATTTGGCAGGCCTGGTGTGTTGGCATCACGCCCTGTGGGGCAAGGCGCAGCAAATGCTGGAGCAAGCTGCACCACAGCTCAAAAATCCCGATATGCAGCGCCAAGCCTGGCGCACCTTGGCTCAGCTGGCCGAGCAGAAAGAAGAAACAGCGCGTGCCCAGTTGTGCTGGAAACGCGCCGCTGAGGTGGCCACGTAA
- the hemC gene encoding hydroxymethylbilane synthase, translated as MWQAEHVQALLQAQGHSVALLGMTTQGDQILDRSLSKVGGKGLFVKELEVALEEGRANLAVHSLKDVPMDLPEGFDLACVMTREDPRDAWVSSKYAHLNDLPQGAVVGTSSLRRTVLLRALRPDLKIEPLRGNLDTRLRKLDEGQYDGIVLAAAGLKRLGLGERIRHIFETTEMLPAAGQGALGIEVRSNRADVAQALAPLADAATWLTVTAERAVSRAMGGSCSMPLAAHATLTDGVLRLQAAWGDPSGAPVLLRADAKQALDAADPASRDAANLLGESVAVQLRAQGAH; from the coding sequence ATGTGGCAAGCCGAGCATGTGCAAGCCTTGCTGCAGGCCCAAGGCCACAGCGTGGCATTGCTGGGCATGACCACACAGGGCGATCAAATTTTGGACCGCTCTTTGAGCAAAGTGGGCGGCAAAGGCCTGTTTGTGAAAGAACTCGAAGTGGCCCTCGAAGAAGGCCGCGCCAATTTGGCGGTGCATTCGCTCAAAGACGTGCCGATGGATTTGCCCGAAGGCTTTGACCTCGCCTGTGTGATGACCCGCGAAGATCCGCGCGATGCGTGGGTGTCGTCCAAATACGCGCACCTGAATGATTTGCCACAAGGCGCGGTGGTGGGCACCTCCAGCCTGCGCCGCACCGTGCTGCTGCGCGCCCTGCGCCCCGATTTGAAGATTGAGCCCCTGCGCGGCAACCTCGACACCCGTTTGCGCAAGCTCGACGAAGGCCAGTACGACGGCATTGTGTTGGCCGCTGCGGGCTTGAAACGTTTGGGCTTGGGCGAGCGCATTCGCCATATTTTTGAAACCACCGAAATGTTGCCCGCCGCAGGACAGGGCGCGTTGGGCATTGAGGTGCGCAGCAACCGTGCCGATGTAGCCCAAGCCTTGGCCCCGCTGGCCGATGCCGCCACGTGGCTGACCGTGACGGCTGAGCGCGCCGTGAGCCGCGCCATGGGCGGCAGTTGCTCCATGCCTCTGGCCGCGCACGCCACGTTGACCGATGGCGTGTTGCGTTTGCAAGCCGCTTGGGGCGACCCCTCTGGTGCGCCCGTGCTGCTGCGTGCTGACGCCAAGCAAGCCCTGGATGCGGCTGACCCCGCCTCACGCGATGCGGCCAACTTGCTGGGCGAATCGGTGGCGGTTCAGTTGCGCGCGCAAGGCGCTCACTAA
- a CDS encoding uroporphyrinogen-III synthase, with product MRVVITRPAGDAPAWVDALQAAGHQALALPLIEVGPARHLQPVLQAWAQWSEWQAVMFVSAQAVRYFFDSQPADLRADAGQVTSPTWATGPRCWATGPGTHKALLQAGVPEACIDSPAADAAQFDSEALWQRVAAQVKVGQPVLIVRGHDVCSDTAAAQPEPNAALTGTGRDWLAQQLQAAGASAQFVVAYERRAPVWSTQQKAQAAQAATDGSVWCFSSSQAIQHLAHTLPAQSWANARCIATHARIAQTAQTLGFGAVHLSRPHVADVLRSLECLA from the coding sequence ATGCGTGTTGTCATCACCCGACCCGCAGGCGATGCGCCAGCGTGGGTCGATGCGCTGCAAGCCGCTGGCCACCAAGCGCTGGCCTTGCCCTTGATTGAGGTGGGCCCTGCTAGACATTTACAGCCCGTGTTGCAAGCGTGGGCGCAATGGTCTGAATGGCAAGCGGTGATGTTTGTCAGCGCACAAGCCGTGCGCTATTTCTTTGACAGCCAACCAGCGGACCTGCGTGCCGATGCGGGGCAGGTCACAAGCCCCACTTGGGCCACCGGCCCGCGCTGCTGGGCCACTGGACCGGGCACGCACAAAGCCTTGTTGCAAGCCGGTGTGCCCGAAGCGTGCATTGACAGCCCAGCCGCCGACGCGGCGCAGTTTGACTCGGAAGCCTTGTGGCAGCGTGTCGCCGCGCAGGTGAAAGTGGGGCAGCCTGTGCTGATTGTTCGGGGCCATGACGTGTGTTCAGACACGGCAGCCGCACAACCAGAGCCCAACGCCGCACTCACCGGCACAGGCCGCGATTGGCTGGCCCAACAGCTGCAGGCCGCAGGCGCATCGGCTCAGTTTGTGGTGGCCTATGAGCGCCGCGCGCCCGTGTGGTCAACCCAGCAAAAAGCGCAGGCCGCCCAAGCTGCCACCGACGGCAGCGTGTGGTGCTTCAGCAGCTCGCAAGCCATCCAACACCTCGCCCACACCTTGCCCGCTCAAAGTTGGGCCAACGCCCGCTGCATCGCCACCCATGCCCGCATTGCCCAAACGGCGCAGACGCTGGGTTTTGGTGCGGTTCACCTCTCTCGCCCCCATGTCGCGGATGTGCTTCGCTCATTAGAATGTCTGGCATGA
- a CDS encoding RluA family pseudouridine synthase: MNHIIGALAPTPTPSVKTLTVDEDSAGQRLDNFLMRHLKGVPKTHVYRIIRSGEVRVNKGRASAEQRVEAGDLIRLPPVRISAQVQAKADAPAPAREFPVLMEDECMMAIDKPAGVAVHGGSGVSFGVIEQLRRARPASTNLELVHRLDRETSGVLLVAKKRSALKNLQDQFRDRETGKTYLALVLGLWPSNKKVIDSPLFKYTVENGVGEGERRVKVVGKDDPNGMRSITLVRVARTVGPYTLLEVTIKTGRTHQIRVHLASQGHPIAGDDKYGDFEQNKILQKMGLKRMFLHAWQLKFQHPQSHRLVTLQAPLPPELKNFVDSVQPPIIQPHLDV; encoded by the coding sequence GTGAATCACATTATAGGGGCTTTGGCCCCAACCCCCACCCCTTCGGTAAAAACACTCACGGTCGATGAAGACTCGGCGGGTCAACGCCTGGACAACTTCCTCATGCGCCACCTCAAGGGTGTGCCAAAAACCCACGTTTACCGCATCATTCGCTCCGGCGAAGTGCGGGTGAACAAAGGCCGCGCCTCTGCCGAGCAACGGGTGGAGGCGGGCGATTTGATCCGTTTACCGCCGGTGCGCATCTCAGCCCAAGTGCAGGCCAAGGCCGATGCGCCCGCCCCAGCCCGTGAATTTCCTGTGCTGATGGAAGACGAGTGCATGATGGCCATCGACAAGCCCGCTGGCGTGGCCGTGCACGGCGGCAGCGGCGTGAGCTTTGGCGTGATCGAGCAACTGCGCCGGGCCCGCCCCGCCTCAACCAATTTGGAGCTGGTGCACCGTTTGGACCGCGAAACCTCGGGCGTGTTGCTGGTGGCCAAAAAGCGCAGCGCACTGAAAAACTTGCAGGACCAATTCCGCGACCGCGAAACCGGCAAAACGTATTTGGCGTTGGTGTTGGGCCTGTGGCCGTCGAATAAAAAGGTGATCGACTCGCCTTTGTTCAAGTACACGGTCGAAAACGGCGTGGGCGAGGGTGAGCGCCGCGTCAAGGTGGTTGGCAAAGACGACCCCAACGGCATGCGTTCCATCACGCTGGTGCGCGTGGCGCGCACAGTGGGCCCCTACACTTTGTTGGAAGTGACCATCAAGACGGGGCGCACCCACCAAATTCGTGTGCATCTGGCCAGCCAAGGTCACCCGATTGCGGGTGACGACAAATACGGCGATTTCGAGCAAAACAAAATTCTGCAAAAGATGGGCCTCAAGCGCATGTTCTTGCATGCGTGGCAGCTCAAGTTTCAGCATCCGCAAAGCCATCGTCTCGTCACCTTGCAAGCGCCGCTGCCACCGGAGTTGAAAAACTTCGTGGACTCGGTCCAGCCGCCCATCATCCAACCGCATCTCGACGTTTAA
- a CDS encoding HAD family hydrolase, with amino-acid sequence MRPRQFDLIAFDWDGTLFDSTQIITRCIQLAVVDVGGAKPSDEAASYVIGMALMQALAHAAPDVPQDKYPLLGERYRFHYMKHANDIALFEGVLPLLATLRERHHWLAVATGKSRRGLDEALHTSELKGVFDGSRTADETAGKPHPRMLHELMREFGVEPERTLMIGDTTHDLQMAVNAGCASVGVSYGAHDHGQFEPLNPRFIAHSVKELHDWLSAHA; translated from the coding sequence ATGCGCCCACGCCAGTTTGATTTGATCGCCTTCGATTGGGACGGCACGCTGTTTGACTCCACGCAAATCATCACCCGCTGCATTCAGTTGGCGGTGGTGGATGTGGGCGGGGCCAAGCCCTCGGATGAGGCTGCCTCGTATGTGATTGGCATGGCGCTCATGCAAGCCTTGGCCCATGCCGCGCCGGATGTACCGCAAGACAAATACCCGTTGCTGGGCGAGCGCTACCGCTTTCATTACATGAAGCACGCCAATGACATTGCTTTGTTTGAAGGCGTGTTGCCTTTGCTGGCCACTTTGCGTGAACGCCACCACTGGCTGGCGGTCGCCACAGGCAAAAGCCGCCGTGGTTTGGACGAAGCTTTGCACACGTCCGAACTCAAAGGTGTGTTCGATGGCTCGCGCACGGCAGACGAAACGGCAGGTAAACCGCACCCGCGCATGTTGCACGAGCTGATGCGCGAGTTTGGCGTCGAGCCCGAGCGCACCTTGATGATTGGCGACACCACGCACGACTTGCAAATGGCGGTCAACGCAGGATGCGCCAGTGTGGGCGTGAGCTACGGCGCGCACGACCACGGCCAGTTTGAACCGCTGAACCCACGATTCATCGCGCACTCTGTGAAGGAGTTGCACGATTGGTTGTCCGCCCATGCCTGA